The Amaranthus tricolor cultivar Red isolate AtriRed21 chromosome 2, ASM2621246v1, whole genome shotgun sequence genome contains the following window.
GTTGGATCAGATCTAAGTGGTTGAGAGACAGCAAGTGAGGGGATGTTTAATACCTCTACACCTCACAATCAGGTATGAGGTATTGTGTAGAAGGAGTACTCTAAGATGGACTATTTATTTGGGGTCTACTAAGAGAATCCTTAAAAGATGTGGTCAAATTCTTAGGGCTTCTCCTAGGTAGATGCTTAACTTTAGTGGTCTCCTTTTGTGGGCTCCCTTCCTCCATCAACACATATAAAGTAACAAAATCAGTGTCAGGATCTAAAGTACCTAAAGCTAAGAAAGAATCAGTTTCATCCTTTATCAGTGTCTTACCTTCTTTAAGACTTTTACCTTCCTCCTTATAGTACAGTTAAAAGGAACTTTCAAACCTAATGTTTTTCTCACAACACACCATAAACATATGTGAAGCAATAATCAACTATTGGTGCAACAATTCCAGTATGCACAGACCCGTTAACATAACTAAAAACATCTTTATTTGAGATTGTCATTTGTAAGTGAAAAATTCAACACGAAATTGCAAATGAGTGAAAAACCCTAactatttaaatgaaaaaattaaacttcaaaatttatcaacaatcaactatcaatttttgaatgataaaacaagaagaaaaataGGAGAACTTACCTTTCTTGAAGCTCCGCAATGTCAAATGAAGGAAGACcgatgatttttcttttttcaaaatgttgatgttgatggtGACGAAACAAAAAGGGGGTAAATAGGGGGACATTAATTTAAGGCAGTAAACACTAAATGTTTATTGTAGGTAGTAGTTGGGGTTAAATATTAACCTACACAAGTCAAGTCAATCAAAACAGGGAAAGTCAAAggtaaaattcaaaatcaaccaGTCAAATTCTACGAAACCGGTAAATTGACTTGAATAGTGGTAAAAAAGGATACTTTGAAGTTTGTAATTCGTTAAAGAATCAAACATTAATGCTGTAATTtgcaattaattattattattattattattattattattattattattattattatattccttTGATTTTTACATATTAACTACCTTAGTCTTGCCctttaaaaaaaaccatttttttaatttttgtcacATCTCTATTTAATGTCATCTTAAAATTCATTATCTCTTTACACCAAccaaatattttgtaaatcaatttgttttttattttgttcacGGCAACGTGCAACGTACTGAAACAACtctatcatttaattttaaatttaaaggaacaaaaaaaaataactagatAATCACATCCATTTAAAGTTTGATATTCTGTCTATAAGAAAGCCAATTGGCGTTAAAAGTAAagacattttattattataattactaacaAGTAACAATAATAGTTAAATATTACCTCTGTCTGAAATACTTACACTTGTTTTTAACATATTAcgtaaaaaaatattactatcaGTTACAAGTATAGCACATAGAAAAGTACAGTTGCACGGGTTGCCTATATTCCACAAAAAAGACAACTCAATCATctgaaataacaaaataatgttTGATCAGTTAAAACATTGGCTTTAGACAGGGAAAAAAATTGATCACACCAATCcacaatattaaaatatagtaCAAATATGTCCAAATATAAACCTAATTACCAAAACCAACCAAAGAAAAAAGAGTCTCGTTCACGTACGAAATGTACTAAGAAAATTACTTGTCCTTTCACAATATATTGAACAATCACATAATAGAACATGCATTAGTGTTCTCATCACTGAATGCTGTGGTGTAGCGCACCTCAGTCGAGCTCATACGAGCCAACTGATTGACACGAGGATCATTATAATCGTTCCTCACATACCCAGCCGGTGCTTTCCTGTCGTACACCCCAGGGGCGTAAGGGTGCGCGACCACATCGTATGGGACATAAGGCCAGAACTCTGCTCTCTTGCCCGTTCGATGCTTGACGCGTGCCAACACCTTTTTCGGCTCGACATATCCTGTGACTGTAAGCTTGTGCTGCTTGGGCTCTATGTCGACTTGGGTTACTCCTTCCATCCCTTCTACTGCCCTTCTTACTTTTCTCTCGCATCCTTCACAGTCTATCTTCACCTTAATCTCTACCGTCTGATTAATAAGATGGATTACACACAAGCGGAAAATAGTTACTACAGAGTTTTACATTAATTGAGCCATTAAAAGAATAGAATTAAAACATTATATCAACATTTGTATCAATGGATCCAGATCTTTAAAAGGATATCAATTAATAGTGTTAAATTAGGCAAGACTTATTGCGAATGACCGCATATTTACGAGAAAAAACGAGGtgcacacttcataagccaatgAGATATATTTCATCCCAAAACCaaatggcaatgggaagaagcgttctaataacttataaagtgtgtacaccatcttttaatttatcgatgtggaatAAACCATCCCAATAAATAGATAAAGTAAAAGtacggaaaaaataaaaagatcaaatgATGTTAAGTGAGAACAACGTTGcgaaagccttaatcccaacacTTGAGGACATGGGGTCGGTACacaaaccaaaacaaatcaacatgaGAGATTGTTGGTAACAAATGAGGTGGAGTGAAAAGAAGTAAATAATTTCATAGCTGGTTCAAATAGATCCTTCAAAGCCTACTCTAAATGcattcttaatttctttttataaaatttaggATCAACACTTAAAATACAATGTAACCAGGGAAAATTTTTGACTACATACAAGTCTAATGGAGTTCTACTCGAACGATTACGAAATGATCAGCAAAGTTATTTATAGCATGTTAATCAAGGCTCAAGCTGCTCTACTCGACATGCCAAAATCAGAAAACTCGATTGATATATTAAACAGAAACAATCAACTCTCAACATGTGTGGGTAAACTCCCATTCTTCTAGGGAGAACAGAAAGACGAAATTGCAAGTTTGCACTCATGTCACATAAACTTTACTCTCTGTGAGGCCTACACTTCCATTCTCTTAAAAGCTAGGTGATTAAAGGTGCGTTGGTTAGATTTTTTTCCTTGTATTGTCTCCATACCACATGAAATGCTTCGTTTGGATCCATCAAGTGGGTAGTCTACTCATGAAATACAGAGTAAAAATTGATGAAATACAACTcaatataagaaaaatcattcaCAGGTCACAATTGTGGTAAAGGAACGATGATGTGGTAAcgggagtgatgcggttatcgtaAAGCCTAATTATCGGTTGAATcaaaagatatcccttgatgcAAAACACGATTTTTTTGTACCACTACAATGCGGAAAATAGGGGTTCATTTGTTTTGATAACCTTGATGCGATGCGAAGCGATATGAcattgtttttacactatgattaGTGTCTCTTGGAAAAAATCCCACGATGTAGATTTTATACTCACAATAGCAACATGGGAATGTAATTAATTTCATAGAACTACCAAAACCCAAAATAATACTCTTTTATCTCTCAAAGATTGCTCTTAACATTGACATTAAAAGGATCAACAtcaacactaatatatatctatGCGACGGAGAAGTAGCTTTTGGTGGTAAAT
Protein-coding sequences here:
- the LOC130805245 gene encoding heavy metal-associated isoprenylated plant protein 26-like gives rise to the protein MGVIDHLSDMFDCSGGHGHSHKKRKQLQTVEIKVKIDCEGCERKVRRAVEGMEGVTQVDIEPKQHKLTVTGYVEPKKVLARVKHRTGKRAEFWPYVPYDVVAHPYAPGVYDRKAPAGYVRNDYNDPRVNQLARMSSTEVRYTTAFSDENTNACSIM